The following proteins are co-located in the Synechococcus sp. PROS-U-1 genome:
- the argF gene encoding ornithine carbamoyltransferase has product MATASAGVAAVLSPLCGRDFLSSADCSADETAALLDLAAQLKSGDRRIDLGNRVLGLIFSKASTRTRVSFQVAMARLGGQTVDLNPSVTQLGRGEPLEDTARVLSRYCDVLAIRTFAQQELMDYAHWASVPVINALTDLEHPCQALADFLTMQEAHGDLPGQTLAYVGDGNNVAHSLMLCGALLGVNVRIGCPEGFEPLPGVLEQARSLAQHGASIDVVTDPREAVAGAQAVYTDVWASMGQEDEQMQREQAFAGFCVDQPLMDHASADAIVLHCLPAHRGEEISPEVMEGAASRIFDQAENRLHAQQALLAVLMGGL; this is encoded by the coding sequence ATGGCTACCGCTTCTGCGGGTGTTGCTGCTGTCCTGTCTCCGCTTTGCGGGCGTGATTTCCTGTCATCAGCGGATTGTTCCGCTGATGAAACAGCGGCGCTGCTGGATCTGGCTGCACAACTGAAGAGCGGCGATCGTCGGATTGATCTCGGCAACCGTGTGCTGGGTTTGATCTTCAGTAAGGCGTCCACGCGAACCCGTGTCAGTTTTCAGGTGGCGATGGCTCGCCTCGGCGGCCAGACGGTTGACCTCAACCCTTCTGTGACGCAGCTCGGACGCGGAGAGCCTCTTGAAGACACGGCCCGCGTCCTCAGTCGTTACTGCGACGTGCTGGCGATCCGAACCTTCGCTCAGCAGGAGCTGATGGACTATGCCCACTGGGCGTCCGTGCCAGTGATCAATGCCCTGACCGATCTAGAGCATCCCTGCCAGGCCTTGGCTGACTTCCTCACCATGCAGGAAGCCCATGGTGATCTTCCCGGTCAGACCCTTGCCTATGTGGGCGATGGGAACAATGTCGCCCACTCCCTGATGCTGTGCGGCGCCTTGTTGGGGGTGAATGTGCGGATCGGCTGTCCGGAGGGTTTCGAGCCTTTGCCGGGAGTTCTTGAGCAGGCCCGATCCCTGGCTCAGCACGGGGCATCCATTGATGTGGTGACAGACCCCCGTGAAGCTGTTGCAGGCGCACAGGCCGTTTACACCGACGTATGGGCCTCGATGGGCCAGGAAGACGAGCAGATGCAGCGGGAGCAGGCCTTTGCCGGCTTCTGTGTGGATCAACCGCTGATGGACCATGCGTCTGCTGATGCGATTGTTTTGCACTGCCTGCCTGCCCACCGCGGTGAGGAAATCAGCCCTGAGGTGATGGAGGGGGCAGCAAGCCGCATCTTCGATCAAGCAGAAAACCGTCTGCATGCGCAGCAGGCCCTGCTGGCGGTGTTGATGGGTGGTCTGTGA
- the lexA gene encoding transcriptional repressor LexA: MTRALQEPLTTAQQELYDWLADYIGTHRHSPSIRQMMQAMGLRSPAPIQSRLRHLQQKGWITWQEGQARTLQLLGDMVGAAGIPVLGAVAAGGLVTAFDDVQEHLDLAPVLETRGLFALTVNGDSMVDSHIADGDVVLMEPVHDPQRLRNGTVVSALVAGSGTTLKHFHRQGATVVLEAANPAYQPIELPAEQVEVQGRLVAVWRQV, translated from the coding sequence GTGACCCGTGCCCTTCAGGAGCCTCTCACCACTGCTCAGCAGGAGCTTTACGACTGGCTAGCGGATTACATCGGCACGCACCGTCACAGTCCATCGATTCGCCAGATGATGCAGGCGATGGGGCTGCGATCCCCCGCTCCCATCCAAAGCCGATTGCGTCATCTCCAGCAGAAAGGATGGATCACCTGGCAGGAAGGCCAGGCCCGCACCCTGCAGCTGCTGGGAGACATGGTGGGTGCCGCGGGGATTCCCGTGCTGGGGGCTGTTGCTGCTGGTGGTCTCGTCACGGCCTTTGATGACGTGCAGGAGCATCTCGACTTAGCGCCGGTGCTGGAGACCCGTGGCTTGTTTGCGCTGACGGTGAATGGGGATTCGATGGTCGATTCCCACATCGCCGACGGAGATGTGGTGTTGATGGAGCCCGTGCACGATCCCCAGCGGTTGCGCAACGGAACAGTGGTCAGCGCGTTGGTGGCCGGCAGCGGCACCACGCTCAAGCACTTCCATCGCCAAGGAGCAACGGTGGTTCTTGAAGCTGCCAATCCCGCTTATCAACCGATTGAGCTTCCGGCTGAACAGGTGGAGGTGCAGGGCCGTCTTGTTGCCGTCTGGCGTCAGGTCTGA
- a CDS encoding LOG family protein, translating to MAQVADQVNTQTSNLDAILKSPTYRIAHEDPTLLNSNAMRGVRMLLEITKPDLGLETAGIESTIIVFGGARIVDRETAAQRLKEAEKCLSKNPKSTALKRKVIHHQHLLELSRFYDSAQKFAFLASQHGQANSDQNNGCSSHVIVTGGGPGIMEAANRGAFEAGCRSIGLNISLPFEQHPNPYITPELCFKFNYFSLRKFHFVMRSVGAILFPGGFGTLDELFELLTLRQVGTKGSMPIVLFGQNFWTRLVDFEYLTETGLISDDDLELIHFSDTAEEAWEYIRSHTEAGQKIPE from the coding sequence ATGGCTCAAGTCGCTGATCAAGTCAACACTCAAACATCAAATCTGGACGCGATTCTGAAATCACCCACCTACAGGATTGCGCACGAAGACCCAACGTTGCTGAACAGCAACGCCATGCGAGGGGTGCGCATGCTTCTTGAAATCACCAAACCTGATCTGGGTCTAGAAACAGCCGGCATTGAATCGACCATTATTGTTTTTGGTGGAGCCAGAATCGTTGATAGAGAAACTGCAGCACAGAGATTGAAAGAAGCAGAAAAATGCTTAAGCAAAAATCCAAAGTCAACAGCCTTAAAGAGGAAGGTCATTCATCATCAACATTTACTGGAACTGTCTCGTTTTTACGATTCAGCCCAAAAATTCGCCTTTCTAGCCTCTCAGCACGGCCAAGCAAACAGTGATCAAAACAACGGGTGCTCATCACATGTGATCGTGACCGGCGGTGGGCCAGGAATCATGGAAGCGGCAAATCGTGGCGCGTTCGAAGCAGGATGCCGATCAATTGGGCTCAACATCTCGCTACCATTTGAACAACACCCCAATCCCTACATCACACCAGAGCTTTGCTTTAAGTTCAACTATTTCTCTCTTCGAAAATTTCATTTTGTCATGCGCTCTGTTGGAGCTATTCTCTTTCCAGGTGGCTTTGGCACACTCGACGAACTCTTCGAACTTCTGACCTTACGGCAAGTTGGAACAAAAGGAAGCATGCCAATCGTCCTATTCGGACAGAACTTCTGGACGCGACTGGTGGATTTTGAATACCTAACAGAAACCGGCTTGATTTCAGACGATGACTTGGAACTCATTCATTTTTCTGACACCGCAGAGGAGGCCTGGGAGTACATACGAAGCCACACGGAAGCAGGACAAAAAATCCCTGAATAG
- a CDS encoding PhoH family protein, whose amino-acid sequence MKEKIVVLDTNVLLHDPDAPKRFGDLRVVIPMQVIEEIDRFKKDHSERGRNARRVARLLDAYRRRGSLADGVAIEGNTNGILQVVFCQANALKDLPVELQGGGGDNNILAVALEQSQCSGLKDAPEVVLISKDINLRIKADAVGLQAEDYINDNVSIDNLYTGFRELNADAETMKTLLDEDQLSIASLGTIEGEQLTPNEGVVMVDQQNNSHTLLTRLQGTSKTLKPLHWLKRSHLGRIKARNREQSFSLDLLLDPSIALVTLVGKAGTGKTMLALAAGLHQVADTHQYTRLLVTRPPISLGKDIGYLPGTLEEKLGPWMKPIIDNIDFITGAAPGDKSDQTKRQKNREPRNAWADLQGMGLLEVEAINTIRGRSIPNQFLVVDEAQNLTPLEVKTIVTRVGEGTKVVFTGDPYQIDNPYVDAECNGLTWLVDKLKDQPLVGHMTLTKGERSELAELAANIL is encoded by the coding sequence ATGAAAGAGAAAATTGTCGTTCTAGACACCAACGTGCTTCTACACGACCCAGATGCACCAAAGCGTTTTGGGGATCTGAGAGTTGTGATCCCAATGCAGGTTATCGAAGAGATCGATCGATTCAAAAAAGATCACTCTGAGAGGGGAAGGAATGCCCGACGAGTTGCCAGACTCCTGGATGCGTACCGCCGGCGGGGAAGCCTGGCCGATGGCGTTGCGATCGAGGGCAACACCAATGGAATTCTGCAGGTGGTGTTCTGTCAGGCAAATGCCCTGAAAGACTTACCCGTCGAGCTGCAGGGAGGAGGAGGAGACAACAACATCCTCGCGGTAGCGCTCGAGCAGAGCCAATGCAGCGGACTCAAAGATGCACCGGAAGTTGTCCTCATTAGCAAAGACATCAATCTAAGAATCAAAGCAGATGCTGTAGGGCTCCAGGCTGAGGACTACATCAACGACAACGTCTCAATCGACAACCTCTACACAGGCTTCCGTGAACTCAACGCGGATGCTGAAACGATGAAGACACTGCTTGACGAAGATCAACTCTCCATCGCGTCATTAGGAACTATTGAGGGAGAGCAACTCACACCCAATGAAGGCGTCGTGATGGTGGATCAACAAAACAACAGCCACACACTGCTTACCCGGCTTCAAGGGACCAGTAAAACCCTCAAACCGCTGCACTGGCTGAAGCGATCCCACTTAGGGCGCATCAAAGCGAGAAACCGGGAACAAAGTTTTTCCCTTGACTTACTTCTCGATCCATCAATCGCCCTTGTGACCTTGGTTGGCAAGGCAGGGACGGGAAAAACCATGCTGGCCCTTGCAGCGGGTTTGCACCAGGTCGCCGATACCCACCAATACACACGGCTGTTGGTGACGCGTCCTCCGATATCACTCGGGAAAGACATTGGCTACCTGCCCGGCACACTTGAGGAGAAGCTCGGCCCCTGGATGAAGCCGATCATTGACAACATTGACTTCATCACCGGCGCCGCTCCTGGCGACAAGTCTGACCAGACGAAGAGACAGAAGAACCGAGAACCACGCAACGCCTGGGCTGACCTTCAAGGAATGGGCTTACTGGAGGTTGAAGCCATCAACACGATTCGGGGCCGCTCGATTCCAAATCAGTTCCTTGTGGTGGATGAGGCTCAAAACCTGACTCCATTGGAAGTGAAGACGATCGTCACTCGGGTTGGAGAAGGAACAAAAGTTGTTTTCACGGGTGATCCGTATCAAATCGACAACCCCTATGTCGACGCTGAATGCAACGGGCTCACATGGCTGGTCGACAAGCTCAAAGATCAGCCCCTGGTGGGTCACATGACCCTCACGAAAGGGGAGCGAAGTGAACTAGCAGAACTGGCAGCCAACATTCTCTGA
- a CDS encoding DUF3136 domain-containing protein: MPQAKLTIGELEAGYPMYCKALRRLLQQGKTAQDIERTVCWGHLETLNRCLPTRYKSPSYLLALIRRDLEKPQET, encoded by the coding sequence ATGCCTCAGGCGAAACTCACCATCGGTGAATTAGAGGCGGGCTATCCGATGTATTGCAAGGCACTGAGGCGTCTCCTCCAGCAGGGAAAAACAGCTCAAGACATTGAACGCACCGTCTGCTGGGGACATCTGGAAACGCTGAACCGCTGCCTTCCTACCCGCTACAAATCTCCCTCCTACCTGCTGGCCCTCATCCGCCGCGATCTGGAAAAGCCTCAGGAAACCTGA
- a CDS encoding RidA family protein produces the protein MSAKAITTEDAPAPVGPYNQAVLAGEWLYCSGQIPLDPSTGEMVGNGDVAAETKQVLKNMVAVLSEAGATPAQVVRTTVFLADLGDFQTVNGIYAEVFGSGVSPARACVQVAALPKGARVEIDCVAWLGT, from the coding sequence ATGAGCGCCAAGGCCATTACCACCGAAGACGCACCTGCACCGGTTGGGCCCTACAACCAGGCCGTTCTTGCAGGCGAGTGGCTCTACTGCTCAGGGCAAATTCCGCTCGATCCAAGCACTGGCGAGATGGTGGGAAACGGTGATGTTGCCGCGGAAACCAAGCAGGTTCTGAAAAACATGGTCGCTGTGTTGAGCGAAGCCGGTGCTACCCCTGCTCAGGTGGTGCGCACCACGGTCTTCCTGGCGGACCTCGGTGACTTTCAAACCGTTAATGGCATTTACGCCGAGGTGTTTGGAAGCGGTGTCAGCCCTGCACGGGCCTGCGTTCAAGTGGCAGCGCTACCCAAGGGAGCACGGGTGGAAATCGACTGTGTCGCTTGGCTTGGGACCTGA
- the gloB gene encoding hydroxyacylglutathione hydrolase — MHSSLHALPVLQDNVIWVWVRGAEAVVIDPAMASPVRDWLEQRQLNLVAVLQTHHHADHIGGTPELLKRWPKAEVMASRDDRERIPFQTMPVRDGDRITVLGVQVDVLDVAAHTRAHIAFFIPKSQDAVMGPVLFCGDTLFGAGCGRLFEGTAEQMHQALRKLAELPEETKVCCAHEYTEANLKWAVEQRPDETVLADRLREVQALRSTGGLSLPSSIGLERRTNLFMQAKTATELGELRNHKDQWRPA, encoded by the coding sequence ATGCATTCCTCACTTCATGCCCTGCCGGTGCTGCAGGACAACGTGATCTGGGTCTGGGTGAGGGGAGCAGAGGCCGTGGTGATCGACCCCGCCATGGCCTCTCCGGTGCGTGACTGGCTGGAGCAACGCCAGTTGAACCTGGTCGCTGTGCTCCAGACCCATCACCATGCCGACCACATCGGTGGAACACCGGAGCTGCTGAAGCGATGGCCCAAAGCCGAGGTCATGGCATCCAGAGATGACCGGGAGCGGATTCCTTTCCAGACCATGCCGGTGCGGGATGGTGACCGGATCACCGTGTTGGGGGTACAGGTGGATGTACTGGATGTGGCCGCCCACACCAGGGCCCACATCGCTTTCTTCATCCCGAAGTCGCAGGACGCGGTCATGGGCCCTGTTTTGTTCTGCGGCGACACCTTGTTTGGGGCTGGCTGTGGCCGTCTCTTCGAAGGCACAGCCGAACAGATGCATCAGGCCTTACGGAAGCTGGCCGAACTCCCCGAGGAAACCAAGGTTTGTTGCGCCCACGAGTACACCGAGGCCAACCTGAAATGGGCTGTTGAGCAACGGCCTGACGAAACGGTGTTGGCCGACCGTTTGCGGGAGGTTCAGGCCCTTCGCTCCACAGGCGGCCTCAGCCTTCCCAGCAGCATCGGGTTGGAACGTCGCACCAACCTGTTCATGCAGGCCAAGACGGCCACGGAGTTAGGAGAACTGCGCAACCACAAGGATCAGTGGCGGCCGGCGTGA
- the hisG gene encoding ATP phosphoribosyltransferase, protein MITVALAKGALLKDSVARFAAAGLDFSAVLDKNNRQLMVPTPCGRARALLVRNGDVPTYVAYGQAQLGVVGYDVLKEHQLPVAQLVDLGFGGCRMSVAVQESSGYTRAADLPPHCRVASKFTHCAREYFDALDLPVELVHLNGSVELGPITGMSEAIVDLVATGRTLRDNGLVAIEDLFQSTARLVGHPLSVRLDNGPLASIVEAIRAAGTPVGSSS, encoded by the coding sequence ATGATCACCGTCGCGTTGGCCAAGGGAGCGCTGCTTAAGGATTCGGTCGCCCGATTTGCAGCAGCCGGCCTGGATTTCTCAGCAGTTCTCGACAAGAACAATCGCCAGCTCATGGTGCCCACCCCCTGCGGACGTGCCCGGGCCCTGTTGGTTCGCAATGGTGATGTGCCCACTTATGTGGCCTACGGCCAGGCCCAACTGGGCGTGGTGGGATACGACGTGCTCAAGGAGCATCAGCTCCCCGTCGCCCAACTGGTGGATCTTGGCTTTGGAGGATGCCGCATGTCCGTGGCGGTTCAGGAGAGCAGTGGTTACACCCGTGCTGCTGATCTGCCGCCCCATTGCCGGGTGGCCAGCAAATTCACCCACTGCGCCCGGGAATATTTCGATGCACTCGATCTTCCCGTCGAGTTGGTGCACCTCAATGGTTCGGTGGAGCTGGGGCCGATCACAGGGATGTCGGAGGCGATTGTGGATCTGGTCGCGACCGGTCGAACCCTGCGGGACAACGGCTTGGTCGCTATCGAAGACCTCTTCCAGTCGACGGCTCGACTGGTGGGGCACCCCCTGTCCGTTCGCCTGGACAACGGCCCCCTGGCCTCCATCGTGGAAGCGATCCGCGCAGCAGGAACACCCGTCGGGAGCTCCAGCTGA
- a CDS encoding ABC transporter ATP-binding protein produces MGAVADWRRVRRLGRYLVRDRRRLLVALLLLVPLAFAGALQPVLLGQAVSVLRGEPSLPWLSGLSLSESIRVIIGLYFVSVLLRLGLQGVQTFSIQAVGQRLTARIRDDLFEHSLSLSLRFHDRMPVGKLLTRLTSDVDALAEVFASGAVGVLSDLVSLLVLASTMLFIEWRLGLLLLFTQVPVTLAVIWLQRRYRKANYRVREELSQLNADFQENLQGLEVVQMYGRETVNSARFLRTGKDYRSAVNGTIFYDSSISAFLEWVALAAIALVLALGGLMVTNGAMGLGTLTTFILASQRLFDPLRQLAERFTQIQGGLTAVERIGELMEEPLEIAEADGARPHVAGGGGEVIFENVSFAYRPDDPILRNLSFRIAPGEHVALVGPTGSGKSTIIRLLCRLYEPQQGRILLDGRDIRTIPMADLRRELGVVLQDTFLFSGNVADNLRLNAAVSDQELVQVCADLGLNDLLSRLPKGLETELRERGGNLSSGERQLLAVARVAIRNPTVLVMDEATAFMDPSTEATLQADLDRLLQKRTAIVIAHRLATVEASDRILVLRRGELIEQGTHHELRARGGLYAQLAELQERGLARL; encoded by the coding sequence ATGGGAGCTGTCGCGGACTGGCGCAGGGTCCGTCGTCTGGGCCGTTATCTCGTTCGAGATCGCAGGCGGCTTCTGGTCGCCCTGCTGTTGCTGGTTCCCTTGGCTTTTGCCGGAGCTCTGCAGCCCGTGCTGCTGGGGCAGGCCGTCAGCGTCCTGCGTGGAGAGCCGAGTCTCCCTTGGCTGTCGGGGTTGAGTCTTTCCGAATCGATTCGCGTCATCATCGGGCTCTATTTCGTCTCGGTGTTGCTGCGGCTCGGCCTGCAGGGTGTGCAGACCTTCAGCATCCAGGCCGTCGGTCAACGTCTCACCGCGCGCATCCGCGACGACCTCTTCGAACATTCCCTGTCTCTGTCGCTGCGCTTCCACGACCGCATGCCGGTGGGCAAGTTGCTCACACGGCTCACCAGTGATGTGGATGCCCTGGCTGAGGTGTTTGCAAGTGGTGCCGTGGGAGTGCTCAGTGATCTGGTGAGCCTGCTGGTGCTGGCTTCAACGATGTTGTTCATCGAGTGGAGGCTGGGGCTGCTGCTGTTGTTCACGCAGGTGCCCGTCACCCTGGCCGTGATTTGGCTGCAGCGTCGCTACCGAAAGGCCAACTATCGCGTTCGTGAAGAGCTTTCGCAGCTCAATGCCGACTTCCAAGAGAACCTCCAGGGCCTTGAGGTGGTTCAGATGTATGGCCGTGAAACGGTCAACAGTGCCCGCTTCCTGCGCACCGGAAAGGATTACCGCAGCGCTGTGAACGGAACGATCTTCTACGACAGCAGCATCTCAGCCTTTTTGGAATGGGTGGCTCTGGCCGCCATTGCCCTGGTTCTGGCCCTTGGCGGCTTGATGGTGACCAATGGCGCAATGGGCTTGGGCACCCTCACCACCTTCATCCTTGCCTCCCAGCGACTGTTCGACCCTCTGCGTCAGCTGGCCGAGCGTTTCACCCAGATTCAGGGTGGCCTAACGGCTGTGGAACGCATTGGCGAGTTGATGGAGGAGCCCCTCGAGATTGCTGAGGCAGACGGTGCGCGTCCTCACGTTGCTGGCGGTGGCGGCGAAGTGATCTTTGAGAACGTGAGCTTTGCCTACCGTCCGGATGATCCGATCCTCCGCAACCTTTCCTTCCGCATCGCTCCTGGAGAGCATGTGGCGCTGGTGGGCCCCACGGGGTCGGGCAAGAGCACCATCATTCGTTTGTTGTGCCGCCTGTATGAACCTCAGCAGGGGCGCATCCTTCTGGATGGACGTGACATTCGCACGATCCCGATGGCCGATCTCCGCCGTGAACTGGGGGTCGTGCTGCAAGACACCTTCCTGTTCAGCGGCAATGTGGCTGACAATCTGCGGCTTAATGCTGCGGTGAGTGATCAGGAGCTTGTTCAGGTTTGTGCTGATCTCGGGCTCAACGATCTGTTGTCCCGACTTCCCAAGGGGCTGGAGACGGAATTGCGCGAGCGTGGCGGCAATCTCTCGTCAGGAGAACGGCAATTGCTGGCCGTGGCCCGTGTGGCGATCCGCAATCCAACGGTGTTGGTGATGGATGAGGCCACCGCCTTCATGGATCCCTCAACCGAGGCAACACTCCAGGCCGATCTTGACCGTCTGTTGCAGAAGCGCACCGCCATCGTGATTGCCCATCGCTTGGCCACGGTGGAAGCCTCCGATCGCATCCTTGTGCTGCGTCGGGGTGAACTGATTGAACAGGGCACCCATCATGAGCTCAGGGCTCGAGGTGGGCTCTATGCACAGCTCGCAGAGCTGCAGGAGCGGGGGTTGGCGCGCCTGTGA
- a CDS encoding GNAT family N-acetyltransferase: MGSSLPIPAEPLLQQYGQGARLCPCANEQLTLVFSQEYPFDLVELEQLLEAVGWSRRPIRRVRKALTHSLLKVGLWRHDPRIPRLVGFARCTGDGVFEATVWDVAVHPLYQGNGLGKQMMSYILDALDQMGTERVSLFADPGVVNFYQGQGWNLEPQGHRCAFWYAS, from the coding sequence ATTGGCTCCTCCCTGCCCATCCCAGCAGAACCCCTACTGCAGCAGTACGGCCAGGGGGCTCGTCTCTGCCCCTGTGCCAATGAACAGCTCACCTTGGTGTTCAGCCAGGAGTATCCCTTTGATCTGGTGGAGCTCGAGCAACTGCTGGAGGCGGTTGGCTGGAGTCGACGGCCCATTCGCCGGGTGCGCAAAGCGCTCACCCACAGCCTGCTCAAGGTGGGCCTGTGGCGTCACGATCCCAGGATCCCCCGGTTGGTGGGTTTTGCGCGTTGCACCGGCGATGGTGTGTTCGAAGCCACCGTCTGGGATGTTGCCGTGCACCCCCTCTACCAGGGAAATGGTCTGGGCAAACAGATGATGTCCTACATCCTCGACGCTCTCGATCAGATGGGCACGGAGCGCGTCAGCTTGTTCGCTGACCCTGGTGTCGTGAACTTCTATCAAGGCCAGGGTTGGAATCTGGAGCCTCAGGGCCATCGCTGTGCCTTCTGGTACGCCAGCTGA
- a CDS encoding TIGR04283 family arsenosugar biosynthesis glycosyltransferase, with protein sequence MAGLSVVIPTLEEASRLPLLLADLQCWPGELEIVVSDGGSADQTRHVAHLAGATVLESPTSGRGPQLRWGIDHSCHAWVLVLHADSRLPGNWHHRVEQMLRTSDARFSAWAFDFKVDKEARPMLWLLERMVNLRSRWLQRPYGDQGLLIHRELYQRIGGYRPLALMEDLDLMERLSKVATIRSLNCALLTSAARWQHRSVLMQAWRNARLRWLWRQGRSTDQLLRIYQR encoded by the coding sequence ATGGCAGGGCTGAGCGTTGTGATTCCGACCCTGGAGGAGGCCAGCAGGCTGCCGTTGCTGCTTGCGGATCTTCAGTGCTGGCCAGGGGAGTTGGAGATCGTCGTCTCTGACGGCGGAAGCGCGGATCAGACCCGCCACGTGGCTCACCTGGCGGGTGCAACCGTGCTGGAAAGCCCAACGTCAGGACGGGGTCCCCAACTGCGCTGGGGCATTGACCACAGCTGTCATGCCTGGGTGCTGGTGCTGCATGCCGACAGCCGACTCCCCGGCAACTGGCACCACAGGGTGGAGCAGATGTTGAGAACGTCGGACGCCCGCTTCAGTGCCTGGGCCTTCGACTTCAAAGTGGATAAGGAGGCGCGCCCGATGCTGTGGCTGCTGGAGCGGATGGTGAACCTGCGCAGTCGGTGGCTGCAGCGTCCCTACGGAGACCAAGGGCTGTTAATTCACCGTGAGCTGTATCAGCGCATCGGCGGCTACCGGCCCCTGGCTCTGATGGAAGACCTGGACCTGATGGAACGCCTCAGCAAGGTTGCGACCATTCGCTCATTGAACTGTGCCCTGCTGACGAGCGCTGCGCGCTGGCAGCATCGGAGTGTGCTGATGCAGGCCTGGCGCAACGCTCGGCTGCGGTGGCTGTGGCGTCAAGGACGATCAACGGATCAGCTGTTGCGGATCTATCAGCGCTAG
- a CDS encoding TIGR04282 family arsenosugar biosynthesis glycosyltransferase, translating into MLQIIVMARWPSPGRCKRRLARDLRNTLGLPNSSERATRIQTRLTQHTSAVVRGLADAMAFEPVLAVSGLGPSAAERWRQQLGLPLVRLQGRGQLGTRLRRQLMHGHRFGMPSLVIGTDLPELNSDDLKQAIEQLEHHDLVLGPASDGGYWLLGIGGNLIRSPQHWPLNGIPWGGPSVLEETLTAARAHQLSSTLLPRRNDLDHWSDLSPWQG; encoded by the coding sequence ATGCTGCAGATCATCGTGATGGCCCGCTGGCCATCACCGGGCCGATGCAAACGCCGTTTAGCCCGCGATCTCCGCAACACGCTGGGCTTGCCCAACAGCAGCGAACGCGCCACGCGGATCCAGACGCGTCTGACCCAGCACACCTCAGCTGTGGTGCGCGGCCTCGCCGACGCGATGGCGTTCGAGCCAGTGCTGGCGGTGAGCGGCCTCGGGCCCAGCGCAGCGGAACGCTGGAGGCAGCAGCTGGGGCTTCCGCTCGTGCGGCTGCAGGGGAGAGGGCAACTCGGCACACGATTGCGGCGGCAGTTGATGCACGGCCATCGCTTTGGCATGCCCTCCCTTGTGATCGGAACAGATCTGCCCGAACTCAATTCCGATGACTTGAAGCAGGCCATCGAGCAGTTGGAACACCACGACTTGGTGCTGGGGCCAGCCTCGGATGGGGGCTACTGGTTGCTGGGGATCGGGGGGAACCTGATCCGCAGCCCGCAGCACTGGCCGCTGAATGGCATTCCCTGGGGAGGACCGTCGGTGCTGGAGGAGACGCTGACAGCTGCCAGAGCGCATCAGCTCTCCAGCACTCTCCTGCCCAGGCGGAATGATCTGGATCACTGGAGCGATCTGAGTCCATGGCAGGGCTGA